From Candidatus Syntrophosphaera sp.:
ACGGCTACGGGATCGACGCGTACGACTATCCGTTCACGGAGGAAACCGAGACCGGATGGGAGTGGGAGGAAGATCCCCAAGCCCCAATTCCAGGCGATCAGGCCCAAGGGATCTAATATCGTATGGCGCCGAGCCTCTTCCGCACATATAAATTGACAATATCAGGCGGTCCCCCAGGAAAGTTAAATCCTGATAACTGAAAGCAAAACAGGAAGTTGGGCTTCGGGCAAGCCGGCCCCGACTCTGTGATTGGTTTATATAATTGGGAGAAACATATGAAAAAGATAATCTGGCTGGTGGTGATCATTCTGGCGATCCTGATCGGCTGGCGCGTGATCGCCCGGATCAGGGAAAAAAGCCCCTCGGGCGCGGGCAACAGAGGGCAGCAGGCCGTACCGGTGCAAACCGCACCGGTGCAGTCAATGACCGTACGTGACATCGGCCAGTTCAGCGGTTCGCTCAAACCGATCTCCGGCTTCACCATCGCGCCCAAGGTGGCGGGGCGCCTGGAACGACTAATGGTGAACATCGGGGACAGGGTGACCCGGGGCCAGTTGGTCGCGGAGTTGGACGACGACGTCTATCAGCAGCAGTTGGAGCAGGCGCGGGCAAACCTGGCCGTCGCGACGGCTCAGGTGGAACAGGCCAGGCTGGCTTGGAAAGCCGCGGAAGCCAATTGGGAAGCGGTCAAAACCCTCTTTGAGCAAAATTATTCCAGCCAGGCGGTGATGGACCAGACCGACGCCGAAAAAGCTGCGGCCAGAGCCAGATACGACATCGTCCAGGCTGAGGTGCAGAGGGCGGAATCGCTTGTGCGCACGGCTGAGATCCAGCTTTCCAACACCCGGATAACGGCCGCCTGGAACGGAGGCGGAAACACCCGTGTGGTGGGCGAACGCTTTGTTGACGAGGGCAATCTGCTGACGCCCAACGTGCCCATCCTGACCCTGCTGGACAACAGCACCGTCACCGCCCAGATCGACGTGATCGAGCGCGATTACGCCCGGATCAGGATCGGCCAGCCCGTGAGCGTACAGACCGACGCCTTTCCGGAGCGCGAGTTTTCCGGACGCCTGGCCCGGCTGGCCCCTGTTTTGCAGGACGTATCTCGCCAGGCCCGGGCCGAGATCGACATCCCCAACTCCTGGGGGCTGCTCAAACCGGGGATGTTCGTCCGGGTGCAGATCGAATACGCGAAGCACGACAATGTCCCGGTGGTGCCCAAGGCCGCGATAGTCCAAAGGGACAGGCTTAGCGGGGTCTTTGTGGTTGACCCTGAGGCCCAGACGGCCAGTTTCATACCCATCACAATAGGGATCACCGACGGCGACTTCACCGAAGTGGTGGAGCCCCGGATCAGTGGCGAGGTGATCGTTCTGGGGCAGGACCAGCTTCAGGACGGGGCCAAAATCAAGCTGCCGGATCAAGCCGGAGAGGCCAAAAAAGGCAAGGCGGCAGGCAAACCATGAGCATGGCCCAGAAAGCGGTCGAACGCCCGATCTTCACCATTATGGTGGTGCTGGTGGTCATAATCCTGGGCGGATTGGCGCTCACCAGGCTGCCGATCGACCTGCTGCCGGACGTCACATTCCCCTCCCTGAGCATCTCCACCAGCTACGGCAATGCCGCGCCGGAAGAGATCGAACAGTTGGTCACGCGCCCCATCGAAGAAGCCCTGGCGGCGGTGCCGGGGGTGGAATCGATCGAATCGGAATCCAGCGAAGGCAACA
This genomic window contains:
- a CDS encoding efflux RND transporter periplasmic adaptor subunit, with the protein product MKKIIWLVVIILAILIGWRVIARIREKSPSGAGNRGQQAVPVQTAPVQSMTVRDIGQFSGSLKPISGFTIAPKVAGRLERLMVNIGDRVTRGQLVAELDDDVYQQQLEQARANLAVATAQVEQARLAWKAAEANWEAVKTLFEQNYSSQAVMDQTDAEKAAARARYDIVQAEVQRAESLVRTAEIQLSNTRITAAWNGGGNTRVVGERFVDEGNLLTPNVPILTLLDNSTVTAQIDVIERDYARIRIGQPVSVQTDAFPEREFSGRLARLAPVLQDVSRQARAEIDIPNSWGLLKPGMFVRVQIEYAKHDNVPVVPKAAIVQRDRLSGVFVVDPEAQTASFIPITIGITDGDFTEVVEPRISGEVIVLGQDQLQDGAKIKLPDQAGEAKKGKAAGKP